CAGCCAGCCCCGTACGCCTTCCCcaggggctgaagcaaggagaGAAGGGCTGGGAGGGCTGGTAATTGCAATCCTGGGGCTATCCAAACCAGATCTGGCTGCCTTCAGCAACGTTTTCCTGATCCCGATCAAGCTGAGCACGTTAGCGCAGCACGCTGGTTTCAGGACCGACCACATTTGATGCAGCCAGCAATTTGGACAAACCTGCGGCGGTAACTGGAGCGTGTAACAGCCCagagcatttctgtttctcagtcgGTCACTAGGAGGGCAGAGTTTGAAGTGCTGTTTTGTCTGAACACAGCCCCGCACAGGTTACCCAGGCTCAGGGCTGATGTATGACAGGCTCTAGAGGcgaaagaggaaggggaaactgagggaaagaatttaaaaacGAGTGCTGGCCTCGAGCAGCGCTTGTGGTTAAGAGCTCTTGGAAGGAGAACTGCAGTGTTATTTCTTGCAGCTCGAAGCCAGGGCACCAGTGTTAAACATCTCGCTTGGGGACTGAAAACAGGGGAAAACTTTTCTTTACATGCCAAGCAAATTCGCCCTGCAGTGCAAATTCTCACTGTCCTGAGACGCGGAGGGCATGCAGGCAGGTCTAGACAAAGGACTGCGGGAGGGGCAGTTGGTGCTGACTGTGTTGGTGCTGACACAGGCCGGGGAGGTTTGTTTGGCCAGGGAGGGTTGTTGCCTCTCTGCCTTGAGCTAGCGCTGCTTTCCGAGCACCTGCTGGTACTCCGCGTGGGCTAGGAGCGAGGTTCACTGCCAAAGCTGGACGTGTGGCAGGGGAACGGGCTGCTGGTGGAGACACCTGAGAGATTCGAGACCCACGcagccagctgggcagctggtGCAGGGCACCCAGAGACCCCACGCGATGTGTGCAGGCTGAACGAGCCGCCTCCACCCCCTGGTGAAGGCTCACGCCGTTTTCCTCGCCGTTTTCCTCTCCTTGCCCAGGtgactgctggctgctggctgccatcGGCTCCCTCACGCTCAACGAGGAGCTCCTGCACCGCGTGGTGCCCCACGGGCAGAGCTTCCAGGAGGACTACGCCGGCATCTTCCACTTCcaggtgggctgggggcaggacgGGCCATTTGGGGGCACGCTCAGGGCGCCCCTCCGTCCTGCTCACCCCTGTCTTCCCCCCCAGATCTGGCAGTTTGGCGAGTGGGTGGACGTGGTGGTGGATGACCTGCTGCCCACCAAGGATGGGGAGCTCCTCTTCGTGCACTCAGCGGAGTGCACCGAGTTCTGGAGCGCTCTGCTGGAGAAAGCCTACGCCAAGTGAGTCCCACGGCAGCGGGCACCGGGGCCagaggggccggggccgagcGGCAGCGCCGCGTGTCCCCGTCGCCTCACGTGCCCCTCTCGCTGCCCCGCGCTCAGGCTGAACGGCTGCTACGAGGCGCTTTCGGGGGGCAGCACCACCGAGGGCTTCGAGGACTTCACCGGCGGCGTGGCGGAGATGTACGACCTCAAGCGGGCGCCGCGCAACATGGGCCACATCATCCGCAAGGCGCTGGAGAGGGgctccctgctgggctgctccatCGACGTAAGGGCTTTCGCCGGGACGCCGGGTGGGAGGTGACTCCTTTCTCCTCCTAGCAGAGCGCCCGTGGGCACGGAGGCTACGCCCTGGTGCCTGGGAACGGTCTCTCTTTCTTGGGGTTGGAAATGTCCGTCTGGAGCCAGGCTGCTGAGCAAGGGTCTGCCTCAAGCTCTGGCCAAGTCTTGGGTCAACATCTGCAGATCACCTGGGGTGGGCTCTGTCATCTGCTCCCTCTCAGCCACAAACAACACAGGGCATCATCCCTGTCGCTGCTGACAGCCGTACCCCTTGGATTTGCAATTCATTTCAAGTTTCATTCAGTTTGCAAGTCGCCACCGTGATGCGTTGCGTAACCTCTTCGGAGATTTGTAACCCACAATCTCTGCGCCTAGTGACAGTTCTGTGTCTGGGGAAGCACGAAACCTTGTCTTATGCTTTCTGAAGTTTGGGTGGTTTCATGATGGGTCTTCAGGGTCCTCCAGCAGAGAAACCGTCTTTAAATCATCCTCGATCAGCAGCTCTTGAGTACAGGGAGCTCCTTCCCTTGGCTGGAGCATTACAAAGCATGAGTCGTTCTCCATGCAGTCTCTCGGACTCCCCTCAAAAAGGGTGGGGATCGACCTGCATGAATTTAATCATATTCACCTGAGCTTTGCACGTTCTTTTCAGATCACAAGTGCCTTTGATATGGAAGCGGTGACCTTcaagaagctggtgaagggccaTGCCTATTCCGTCACAGCCTTCAGAGATGTGAGTTGGCTAAGGGAGACCTTAGTAGCCCTAAAACGCCGTGCCCAGTGGCACGGGTTTAACTTCTTGCATCTGATGACTGGCAGGTGAACTACCGGggtcagcaggagcagctcatCCGCATCAGGAACCCCTGGGGGCAGGTGGAGTGGACGGGAGCCTGGAGCGATGGGTGAGTCCAGCTGGGAGTGCACACAGCAACTGGGACGTGCCCTGCGTGGCACTGCTGAGGGGAAGCACGCAGCACCAAGGCTGTCTCAGTTCGCCTTGAGGAGTCTGATGGTCCGTGCTGATTATTCCAGCTCCCCCGAGTGGGACAACATCGACCCCAGCGACAGGGAAGAGCTCCAGCTGAAGATGGAGGACGGAGAGTTTTGGTGAGTGCCAGAGCGAAGGGCTGCTCTTCCTCGGCATCCAGCTTGGGAACGAGCAGAGGAGCCCAGGAGAGGTCTTAGTGCTTCTCCTAAAGCTCGTGACCTGCCTTTGTCATCCGTGTTTCCACTACCAGAAAGCCTGTAACGTTTTCCTACCTGGTCTAGTTAATGATTTCCCTTCCCTCAAGGAAATGAAGCACTAACTAATTCCTAAGAAGGACAATCATCCCTTATGGCACAAACCCAGCTCTGGGCTTTAAATGAGTTGTGGCTGCTCGGTGTAGGTGATCTTGGCACCCTGTAATTCTCTCAAAACGTTGGCTGTGACTCTTCGAGTGGCCAAAGAGGGAGCCCAAACACTTGGAAATgcagggtgagcaggaaggAGTTACCTGCTTCTTACCAAACCATGAAAACGAAGGGCTTCCCagtgagcagcagctcaggcaggTGTTGGAAGCCTGCTGTGGGACTCCGTGCTGCGGGGTGTTTTGGAGGCTCAAAGAGCGAGGTTCATGGGGTGAAGGGCTGCAGGGGTGCCACCCCCACCACAGACAGCCTGGCTCGTGAGCCTTAGCTCACCACAGGGCACCCAGCGTTCAGCTCACCGCCCTGAGAAGGGGCTTTGGGGTGGTTCCCATCGACTCTTTCCACCTAGTACAGGCAGCCGTGGCTGAATCCAGAGCTGCTTGCGTTCCCCAGCCGTGTCCTGgcctcagcccctgcctgctTGCCCACAGGATGTCTTTCCGCGACTTCATGCGGGAGTTCTCCAGGCTGGAGATCTGCAACCTGACCCCCGACGCCCTCACCAAGGACGAGCTCAGCAGGTGGCACACGCAGGTGTTCGAGGGCACGTGGCGCCggggcagcactgctgggggctgcaggaatcACCCAGGTACCTcaccccccagcagctccacctTCGGTGGCATCACCGCGCCGGGTGTCTCACCCGCGTGTCCTCCTTCCTCGCAGCCACCTTCTGGATCAACCCCCAGTTCAAGATcaagctgctggaggaggacgACGACCCCGGGGACGACGaggtggcctgcagcttcctggTGGCCCTGATGCAGAAGCACCGGCGGCGGGAGCGGCGCCTGGGGGGCGACATGCACACCATCGGCTTCGCGGTCTACGAGGTAACCCCCACCCCGCCGCCACCTCCCTGCACCTCGGGCACCCCTCCTGGCGCCCTGAGAGAGAGGGTGCGGGTCGTGGGGTTctcattttccctcttctctcctccctgcagGTTCCTGAGGAGGTACGTCCTCAGCCAGAGCTCTGGGGATCAGGATTGCCCGCGGGCTGGCAGCGCTGAAGGGTGCTGGGCGGATTGACGTGGGATGGGGACCCTGCAGGTCCCCGTCGCGCAGGGCTGTTGCCCACGAGCTCCTGTGCCCTCTCCCCCAGGCCCAGGGCAGCCAGAACGTGCACCTGAAGAAGGATTTCTTCCTGCGCAACCAGTCGCGGGCGCGCTCCGAGACCTTCATCAACCTGCGGGAGGTGAGCAACCAGATCCGGCTGCCCCCCGGCGAGTACATCGTGGTGCCCTCCACCTTCGAGCCGCACAAGGAGGCCGACTTCGTGCTGCGGGTCTTCACCGAGAAGCAGTCGGACACGGCGTGAGTCCCCGCTGCAGGGCCTTCTGCCACCTCCCACACCTTTGCCTGGCTACGGGACCAGACGGCCCGGTGCCCCATGCCCCTGAGCCAGaccccacagccctcccctcactctttttccccactttgtGCCCCCCAGGGAGCTGGACGAGGAGATCTCTGCAGATCTGGCCGATGAGGTAGGGGCCACCGCTCTCCTTCAGCTGGCGCCGaggctttggggctgggagctgtgggcagGAGGTGGCCCTGTGGGTTTGGGGTGTCGCTGGGAGCGGCTTCTCATCCCCCTCAAATGCTTCCTGAGCCTccgaggcagggcagggccttGTGTTTGAGCGCTGAGCTCCCTttctggctgcaggaggagataACCGAGGATGACATTGAGGATGGCTTCAAGAACATgttccagcagctggcaggggagGTGGGTACGGCCGTGCCACGCCAAGCTTTGGGAAGCCCCCGGCAGCTCCCTGGGGTGGCGAGGGGACGGGACCCTTGGCCAtcaggctgcagagagcaggggcTTCCTAAAAAAAGGGCTCCTGGGGACTCTGGTGATGTCCTGGGGGCTTTTGGTACCACCCGCCAAAAAGCagatgctgcagctcagcccagctgtCCCCAGGGTGTGATGGGAGCAAGattttggggaaggggaggtCAGCCGTGGCCCAGGCTCTTGCGGGCACGCAGGGCACGTGGTGgcaccctgctgtgctgtgaatAAGGCAGGGATGTGTGGGCAGGAAGGTGGGCAGGAgtggggtggggagcagggtgctgctaacgctgctgctgctgctgcaggacatgGAAATCAGCGTCTTCGAGCTCAGGACCATCCTGAACAGAGTCATTGCGAGGCGTGAGTgctgccctccttcccctctgtgTTCCCCGGGGCCCCATACTGTGTTTTGATGCACGtatcccttcctcctcctcctcagacaAAGACCTGAAGACGGACGGGTTCAGCCTGGACTCCTGCCGCAACATGGTCAACCTGATGGATGTATCCTCTTGGCGCCGCGGGCAGGGGACAGCTTTCCTGGCAGGCAGCCTGGCGCCTGGGAAACTTCTCCGTGGGAACTGGGGCTT
The nucleotide sequence above comes from Aythya fuligula isolate bAytFul2 chromosome 3, bAytFul2.pri, whole genome shotgun sequence. Encoded proteins:
- the CAPN11 gene encoding calpain-11, producing MMPFGGIAARLERDRLRAEGVGQHHNAVKYLNQDYEALKQECIESGTLFRDPQFPAGPSALGFKELGPHSSKTRGVEWKRPSELVGDPQFIVGGATRTDICQGALGDCWLLAAIGSLTLNEELLHRVVPHGQSFQEDYAGIFHFQIWQFGEWVDVVVDDLLPTKDGELLFVHSAECTEFWSALLEKAYAKLNGCYEALSGGSTTEGFEDFTGGVAEMYDLKRAPRNMGHIIRKALERGSLLGCSIDITSAFDMEAVTFKKLVKGHAYSVTAFRDVNYRGQQEQLIRIRNPWGQVEWTGAWSDGSPEWDNIDPSDREELQLKMEDGEFWMSFRDFMREFSRLEICNLTPDALTKDELSRWHTQVFEGTWRRGSTAGGCRNHPATFWINPQFKIKLLEEDDDPGDDEVACSFLVALMQKHRRRERRLGGDMHTIGFAVYEVPEEAQGSQNVHLKKDFFLRNQSRARSETFINLREVSNQIRLPPGEYIVVPSTFEPHKEADFVLRVFTEKQSDTAELDEEISADLADEEEITEDDIEDGFKNMFQQLAGEDMEISVFELRTILNRVIARHKDLKTDGFSLDSCRNMVNLMDKDGSARLGLVEFQILWNKIRSWLTIFRQHDLDKSGTMSAYEMRMALESAGFRLNNKLHQVVVARYADAEMGVDFDNFVCCLVKLEAMFRFFRSMDPEGTGSAVMNFAEWLLLTMCG